Proteins found in one Pocillopora verrucosa isolate sample1 chromosome 12, ASM3666991v2, whole genome shotgun sequence genomic segment:
- the LOC136277504 gene encoding uncharacterized protein isoform X2, which yields MSRLQEESSVLGVASTSQESPSLMESEKLRVTLLGSEWSSSKGGLSTINRELAIQLAKHPNVDVSVYLPSCSDEDRRAASSHKVQLIEAQESPGFDQPIDWLVSLPNGHYPHCVIGHGVHLGRQIPHIQKQLPCKWIQVVHTAPEELGMFKSYEEAISRGEKKHCAEVRLCELADEVVAIGPKLANAYSRYLRFCKKDQHVFNLTPSIFTEFSNIEQASEESKNFCVLVFGRGDHEDFELKGYDIAMKAIVQLEDKSYQLEFVGAPKGKEGEVVSKLLQYGIPRSQLTVRCFKEDREQLAKLFCEADLAIMPSRTEGFGLTGLEALSAGLPVLVSGNSGLGQALEEVPFGSPCVIDSEDPKEWADAIRVIRRKKRTVRLKEATLLREAYAANYSWQRQCESLVEKMVNLVAVDPVTWQPLAASEENESSTTVAVQQEGWSEQVIRNLQQWQQNASRCKISSNTDPLSDLKKIASEKGYKISDNPGSGNCMFYALSEQLEIVRGERIHHFKLRRSLVQYLREHPKQVDGTDLFHFVDRHTTWDDYLTDMEQDGTWGDHVILWAAANCYQIAIHVISSLPGQSEVIIKPAFPFDQRKHLVLGHVHEVHYVSFQPLQDAVVNKSRHASNEKVKRKSSSAATQSVNHLKDSVLKKSRQASNEKVKRRSSSVATQSEKRLKDAAVNQSRQASKEKVKRRSSSVATQSVKRRKGSDRCLIVEHLEGEYIRRSNVKPLLWDSDIQLPIDEVYTRLQMKWRKKAYFQLTEKEVHMYEIFKPARKGEKGARMVFVEGNPGIGKTTFCLKIASDWAKKLVPVEFHFPMFELLFLLKCCDIHEDTKDIVQAIDEQLLNDDINNKEEFLDYIKDGKNQDEILLILDGLDELPEASENVVDRLFRRKVFSRCFILATSREEKGIDVRRRYDFDTLLQIKGFTSEDATDYIRKHFKSVDPQNLSKGERLIEAVKTNTHLQALRSNPLNLLLLCVVFEDFEGELPSNRTKLYQIIFRCLLRRYCSRNGLNVHRNADKALENQFKESLLVLGELAWNCLREDRRSFSEEELDRLEHSTTHVRKFPAIKLGFVFMEASSRPSQEPRHQCHFLHKTFQEFLAAFYLANQILTEQLSLTDHSVFWRESMSSSYRQVFFFLAGTLGMEGTVFFNEVVTILKEDWKWQASYVEFLLDLLKESGAADDLGKVACSLIPLPNVLKLDRKQRSWLKLIRYVYEGAILEGDVASAQLTKLSLSDVQSFGREDVNDLNRILESSQTLTELVIGNIENMSPDVADLFGESLSSSTSLRTATLQLFDVSTERCASNVSTLLSSLSQLKCLSLEVFGVLNNTAAQAVKALFKSSLISLVLIVHGDQHDRLMSTVSEGLAEETAVESLSFVVHGRVSNPGIVALQKGVLRNSNLHSLELKVYGDIPEAWVEAVAAILAAKKSWKSLIIHLNICGKIKHEGSFLRYPILGDAPSEKSLTVNVCGELSVLSFNALGDFFMKSSPLSGLQLNVRGKQSNEVVDRLVDYFLYNNSLSSHSFINLSGEVRSYEGTALKRLVQEAQKHSVSVHLNGEDHFSSGCDTLANFSSASATFLVDGKIVTLLEVIKRLSSASSTTFNLTVNHNAAVCEDWASGVGNCLANSRSLTTFSLTINNHAKDRGIWASYVGNGLAKSRSLTTLSLTINSHVDGMGYWASFVGDGLAKSTSLTTFSLTVNSQAKHEGYWASFVANGLAKSTSLTTFSLTVNSHAEDEGYWASFVANGLAKSTLTTFSLTVNNHAEDEGYWANFVANGLAKSTSLTTFSLTVNSQAKDEGYWANFVANGLAKSTSLTTFSLTVNNHAEDEGYWASFVANGLAKSTLTTFSLTVNNHAEDEGYWASFVANGLAKSTSLTTFSLTVNSQAKDEGYWANFVANGLAKSTSLTTFSLTVNSHAEDEGYWASFVANGLAKSTLTTFSLTVNNHAEDEGYWASFVANGLAKSTSLTTFSLTVNSQAKDEGYWANFVANGLAKSTSLTTFSLTVNSHAEDEGYWASFVANGLAKSTLTTFSLTVNNHAEDEGYWASFVANGLAKSTSLTTFSLTVNSQAKDEGYWANFVANGLAKSTSLTTFSLTVNNHAEDMGLWARGVHNGLAKSRSLTTLSLTVNSHVVDMGHWASYVGYGLAKSRSLTTFSLTVNNHAGEIGCWTNDLSEGLAENGSLTTIKVAFNLYGEDRIR from the exons ATGTCTAGGCTACAAGAG gAATCATCCGTTCTTGGTGTAGCCTCTACATCACAGGAAAGCCCAAGTTTAATGGAAAGTGAAAAGCTAAGAGTTACTCTGTTAGGTAGTGAATGGAGCTCATCTAAAGGAGGCTTGTCAACTATTAACAGGGAGCTGGCAATTCAGTTAGCAAAACATCCCAATGTTGATGTCAGTGTGTATCTTCCAAGTTGTAGTGATGAGGACAGGAGAGCTGCCAGTAGCCATAAAGTTCAGCTGATTGAAGCCCAAGAATCGCCTGGTTTTGATCAGCCAATTGATTGGTTGGTTTCTTTACCTAATGGCCATTATCCACACTGTGTCATAGGGCATGGAGTACATCTGGGTCGACAGATACCACACATTCAAAAGCAGCTACCTTGCAAGTGGATTCAGGTTGTTCACACAGCTCCAGAAGAACTTGGAATGTTCAAAAGTTATGAGGAAGCCATTTCCAGAGGTGAGAAGAAACATTGTGCAGAAGTACGACTTTGTGAGTTAGCTGATGAAGTGGTTGCAATTGGACCAAAGCTGGCAAATGCCTACTCTCGCTACCTTCGCTTCTGCAAAAAAGATCAGCATGTATTCAACCTCACTCCAAGTATTTTTACTGAGTTCAGTAACATTGAACAGGCCTCAGAAGAAAGTAAGAACTTTTGTGTTCTAGTTTTTGGGCGTGGTGACCATGAAGATTTTGAGCTGAAAGGATATGATATTGCAATGAAAGCAATTGTTCAATTGGAAGACAAGTCATACCAGCTAGAGTTTGTTGGCGCACCTAAAGGAAAAGAGGGAGAAGTGGTAAGCAAGTTGCTTCAGTATGGCATTCCTCGTAGTCAACTAACTGTTCGCTGCTTCAAAGAAGATCGAGAACAGCTAGCCAAGTTATTCTGTGAGGCTGATCTGGCAATCATGCCTTCAAGAACTGAAGGTTTTGGTTTGACTGGGCTGGAAGCCCTATCTGCTGGTCTGCCTGTCCTTGTAAGTGGTAACTCTGGACTTGGACAAGCATTGGAGGAGGTTCCTTTTGGTTCCCCATGTGTAATTGATTCAGAGGATCCTAAAGAATGGGCTGATGCCATCAGAGTCATCCGTCGGAAAAAAAGGACTGTGCGACTTAAAGAAGCCACTCTGCTTCGAGAAGCATATGCAGCAAACTACAGCTGGCAGAGACAGTGTGAAAGTCTTGTTGAGAAAATGGTGAATCTTGTAGCTG TTGATCCTGTCACTTGGCAACCATTGGCAGCAtctgaagaaaatgaatccTCAACCACTGTAGCTGTTCAACAGGAAG GTTGGAGTGAACAAGTCATCCGTAATCTTCAACAGTGGCAACAGAATGCCAGTAGATGTAAGATCAGCAGCAACACAGACCCACTCTCAGACTTAAAGAAGATTGCTTCAGAAAAGGGCTATAAAATTTCTGACAATCCAGGGTCAGGAAATTGTATGTTCTATGCCTTGTCAGAGCAACTGGAGATTGTCAGAGGAGAAAGGATCCATCATTTTAAATTAAGGCGTTCCTTAGTTCAGTATCTAAGAGAGCACCCAAAACAG GTGGATGGAACAGATCTATTTCACTTTGTTGATAGACACACAACATGGGATGATTACTTAACAGACATGGAACAAGATGGCACTTGGGGTGATCATGTGATTCTCTGGGCTGCAGCAAACTGTTATCAAATAGCCATTCATGTGATTAGTAGTCTTCCAGGCCAGAGTGAGGTAATTATCAAACCAGCTTTTCCATTTGACCAAAGGAAGCATCTTGTACTGGGACATGTCCACGAAGTACACTATGTCAGCTTTCAGCCCTTGCAAG ATGCCGTAGTAAACAAGTCCAGACAcgcttcaaatgaaaaggttaaacgaAAGTCGTCCTCCGCAGCCACTCAATCTGTGAACCACCTTAAAG attctgtattaaagaagtccaggcaagcttcaaatgaaaaggttaaacgaCGTTCGTCCTCCGTTGCCACTCAATCTGAGAAGCGCCTTAAAG atgccgCGGTAAACCAGTCCAGGCAAGCTTCAAAGGAAAAGGTTAAACGACGTTCGTCCTCTGTTGCCACTCAATCTGTGAAGCGCcgtaaag GTTCCGATCGTTGTCTAATTGTGGAACACCTTGAAGGTGAATACATCAGACGCTCCAATGTAAAACCACTGCTGTGGGATAGCGACATCCAACTACCTATTGATGAAGTCTACACAAGGTTGCaaatgaaatggagaaagaagGCGTACTTTCAGCTAACAGAGAAGGAGGTTCACATGTATGAAATTTTCAAGCCTGCTAGGAAGGGTGAAAAGGGCGCCAGAATGGTATTTGTAGAAGGAAACCCTGGGATTGGGAAGACTACGTTTTGCCTTAAAATTGCAAGTGATTGGGCCAAAAAATTAGTACCAGTAGAGTTTCACTTCCCCATGTTTGAGTTGTTGTTTCTTCTGAAATGCTGTGATATTCACGAAGATACTAAAGACATAGTACAAGCCATCGATGAGCAACTTCTGAATGATGACATTAACAATAAGGAAGAATTTTTGGATTACATCAAAGATGGCAAGAATCAGGACGAGATTCTTTTAATTCTGGATGGTCTTGATGAGTTACCAGAAGCATCAGAAAATGTCGTAGATAGGCTATTTAGAAGAAAAGTTTTCTCGCGCTGTTTTATTTTGGCCACCTCAcgcgaagaaaaaggaatcgATGTCCGGCGGCGCTATGACTTTGATACACTTCTGCAGATTAAAGGGTTCACTTCAGAGGACGCTACAGATTACATCAGAAAGCATTTTAAGAGCGTTGATccacaaaatttgtcaaagggCGAGAGGCTCATTGAAGCTGTTAAAACAAATACTCACTTACAAGCGCTAAGAAGCAATCCGCTGAATCTACTTCTCTTGTGCGTCGTTtttgaagactttgaagggGAACTACCATCTAATCGCACTAAGCTTTATCAGATTATTTTTCGATGCTTGTTGAGGCGATATTGCTCCCGAAATGGCCTGAACGTTCATCGGAATGCCGACAAAGCCCTAGAGAATCAATTTAAAGAGTCCCTACTTGTGCTAGGGGAGTTAGCGTGGAATTGTCTTCGAGAAGACCGCCGTTCGTTTTCAGAAGAGGAACTGGACAGGTTAGAACATTCGACGACCCATGTGAGAAAATTTCCAGCTATCAAATTGGGCTTTGTTTTCATGGAGGCCAGTTCAAGGCCAAGTCAGGAACCAAGACATCAGTGTCATTTTCtacacaaaacatttcaagagtttttaGCTGCCTTTTACCTAGCGAACCAGATTTTGACGGAGCAACTTAGCCTAACTGATCATTCTGTTTTCTGGAGGGAAAGTATGTCATCTAGCTACAgacaagtatttttctttttagctgGCACATTAGGCATGGAAGGAACGGTGTTTTTCAACGAAGTTGTAACGATTTTAAAAGAAGACTGGAAATGGCAAGCTTCATACGTAGAGTTCTTACTTGACCTTTTAAAAGAGAGTGGTGCTGCAGATGATTTAGGCAAAGTTGCGTGCTCCCTTATTCCTTTGCCAAATGTTTTGAAGTTGGATCGGAAACAGCGGTCTTGGTTGAAACTTATACGATATGTGTACGAAGGCGCCATACTCGAAGGTGATGTGGCATCAGCGCAGCTTACTAAACTGAGCCTGTCAGACGTGCAGTCTTTCGGTAGAGAAGATGTGAACGATCTCAATCGAATTCTCGAAAGCAGTCAAACTCTTACAGAGCTTGTCATTGGTAATATCGAGAACATGTCCCCTGATGTTGCAGATCTGTTCGGTGAGAGTTTGTCGTCAAGCACTTCATTAAGAACAGCCACGCTACAACTGTTTGACGTGAGTACTGAGAGGTGCGCCAGTAATGTTAGTACCTTGTTATCGAGTCTCTCGCAATTGAAATGTCTTTCGCTTGAAGTCTTTGGTGTTCTGAACAACACTGCTGCACAAGCCGTGAAAGCGTTATTCAAATCATCGCTAATTTCTCTCGTGCTTATTGTTCATGGGGATCAGCATGACCGTTTAATGTCGACTGTTAGTGAAGGACTTGCAGAAGAAACCGCGGTGGAGTCTCTTAGTTTTGTTGTTCATGGAAGAGTTAGCAACCCTGGAATCGTAGCACTGCAGAAAGGTGTTCTGCGAAATAGTAATTTGCACTCTTTAGAGTTAAAAGTTTACGGGGATATCCCCGAAGCATGGGTGGAAGCTGTTGCTGCCATACTGGCAGCCAAGAAGTCATGGAAGTCTCTTATTATTCATCTAAATATATGCGGGAAAATTAAACATGAAGGAAGTTTTCTGCGCTATCCGATTCTGGGTGATGCCCCATCAGAGAAGTCGTTAACCGTGAACGTCTGTGGTGAACTAAGCGTTCTAAGCTTTAACGCCCTTGGagattttttcatgaaaagttCCCCACTATCTGGTTTGCAGTTGAATGTCcgaggaaaacaaagcaatgaagTTGTGGATCGTCTGGTAGACTATTTTCTGTATAACAATTCACTGTCCTCACACAGTTTTATTAACCTTAGTGGTGAAGTCAGAAGCTATGAAGGAACCGCTCTTAAAAGATTAGTTCAAGAGGCTCAAAAGCATTCTGTCTCAGTGCACTTGAATGGTGAGGATCACTTTTCAAGTGGTTGTGATACTCTCGCTAATTTTTCGTCAGCGTCGGCCACGTTTTTAGTTGACGGGAAAATTGTCACACTCCTTGAAGTCATTAAACGATTAAGCTCTGCGTCATCAACCACATTCAATCTCACTGTTAATCATAACGCTGCTGTGTGCGAAGACTGGGCCAGTGGTGTGGGTAATTGcttggcgaacagcagatcatTGACTACATTCAGTCTTACAATTAACAATCACGCTAAAGACAGAGGAATCTGGGCCAGCTATGTGGGTAatggtttggcgaagagcagATCATTAACTACATTAAGTCTCACAATTAACAGTCACGTTGACGGCATGGGATACTGGGCCAGCTttgtgggtgatggtttggcgaagagcacatcattaactacattcagtctcacagttaacagtCAAGCTAAACACGAGGGATACTGGGCCAGCTTTGTGGCTAatggtttggcgaagagcacatcattaactacattcagtctcacagttaacagtCACGCTGAAGACGAGGGATACTGGGCCAGCTTTGTGGCTAatggtttggcgaagagcacattaactacattcagtctcacagttaacaatcacgctGAAGACGAGGGATACTGGGCCAACTTTGTGGCTAatggtttggcgaagagcacatcattaactacattcagtctcacagttaacagtCAAGCTAAAGACGAGGGATACTGGGCCAACTTTGTGGCTAatggtttggcgaagagcacatcattaactacattcagtctcacggtCAACAATCACGCTGAAGACGAGGGATACTGGGCCAGCTTTGTGGCTAatggtttggcgaagagcacattaactacattcagtctcacagttaacaatcacgctGAAGACGAGGGATACTGGGCCAGCTTTGTGGCTAatggtttggcgaagagcacatcattaactacattcagtctcacagttaacagtCAAGCTAAAGACGAGGGATACTGGGCCAACTTTGTGGCTAatggtttggcgaagagcacatcattaactacattcagtctcacagttaacagtCACGCTGAAGACGAGGGATACTGGGCCAGCTTTGTGGCTAatggtttggcgaagagcacattaactacattcagtctcacagttaacaatcacgctGAAGACGAGGGATACTGGGCCAGCTTTGTGGCTAatggtttggcgaagagcacatcattaactacattcagtctcacagttaacagtCAAGCTAAAGACGAGGGATACTGGGCCAACTTTGTGGCTAatggtttggcgaagagcacatcattaactacattcagtctcacagttaacagtCACGCTGAAGACGAGGGATACTGGGCCAGCTTTGTGGCTAatggtttggcgaagagcacattaactacattcagtctcacagttaacaatcacgctGAAGACGAGGGATACTGGGCCAGCTTTGTGGCTAatggtttggcgaagagcacatcattaactacattcagtctcacagttaacagtCAAGCTAAAGACGAGGGATACTGGGCCAACTTTGTGGCTAatggtttggcgaagagcacatcattaactacattcagtctcacggtCAACAATCACGCTGAAGACATGGGACTATGGGCCCGCGGTGTGCATAatggtttggcgaagagcagATCATTGACTACActcagtctcacagttaacagtCACGTTGTAGACATGGGACATTGGGCCAGCTATGTGGGTTatggtttggcgaagagcagatcattaactacattcagtctcaccGTTAACAATCACGCGGGCGAAATAGGATGCTGGACGAACGACTTAAGCGAGGGCTTGGCAGAGAACGGTTCTTTAACAACGATAAAAGTTGCATTTAACTTGTACGGTGAGGACAGAATTCGCTAG